One stretch of Phaeodactylum tricornutum CCAP 1055/1 chromosome 9, whole genome shotgun sequence DNA includes these proteins:
- a CDS encoding predicted protein, which translates to MSPTPHHSRFNIRPPCTTGDSGDPGPSLGKDAERVFDFIEDERHLTAHDLLKDVRRRIKEQEAIVTRNSTRSSKRKPSRLAIIIRKESAKLETEQLDREELDRAKEILNSNKAAIDKLENRVRIFRKALHNLNEDDEWTYASTHFGIKTFYRREEDQSLSVKLEGEIEGVPLFEQICVLKEVDLHYKWAPFCSSSMTVADLDKLDTVGWFMIGLPHFGVARDGCFRAIGCDNIIEDGSILLVGQGVHDRPPDAPPPEDPFLSEDPILNDLGIPPVPKRRGSGRMTIRKFESVIHVLSPTSAKTRIVANIDPNMAFLPQSLLEFLMKHLAGVMLAKLQAATKKVLKNPVSNEHARKMREHEDFYKHWLMQKF; encoded by the exons ATGTCCCCAACGCCCCATCATTCGAGGTTTAACATACGACCACCCTGTACGACAGGCGATTCTGGTGATCCCGGTCCTTCTCTTGGGAAGGACGCAGAGAGAGTATTTGATTTCATCGAGGACGAGCGACATTTGACGGCGCACGACTTGTTAAAGGATGTGCGACGTCGTATAAAAGAACAAGAGGCGATTGTCACCAGGAACAGTACAAGGAGCAGCAAACGCAAACCAAGCCGACTGGCAATTATCATAAGGAAAGAATCGGCGAAATTAGAGACCGAGCAGCTCGACCGGGAAGAGCTGGACCGTGCCAAGGAGATTCTAAATTCCAATAAGGCGGCCATTGACAAATTGGAG AACCGCGTCCGTATCTTTCGAAAAGCTCTACATAATCtcaacgaggacgacgaatGGACGTACGCATCAACACATTTTGGGATTAAAACATTCTACAGAAGAGAGGAAGACCAGAGCTTGAGTGTGAAACTGGAAGGCGAGATTGAAGGCGTTCCATTGTTTGAACAAATTTGCGTTCTGAAAGAGGTGGATCTGCACTACAAATGGGCTCCGTTTTGTTCGTCATCGATGACGGTGGCCGACTTGGATAAGCTCGACACCGTCGGTTGGTTTATGATCGGTTTGCCACATTTCGGTGTAGCTCGTGATGGGTGCTTTCGGGCAATCGGTTGCGATAATATTATTGAGGATGGCAGTATTTTGTTGGTTGGTCAAGGCGTTCATGATCGACCACCAGATGCGCCGCCACCGGAAGACCCGTTTCTGTCGGAAGATCCGATTTTGAACGATCTAGGAATCCCTCCGGTACCGAAACGAAGAGGAAGTGGACGGATGACAATCCGCAAGTTCGAATCGGTGATTCACGTCTTGTCCCCGACGTCAGCAAAGACACGAATTGTTGCCAATATTGATCCCAACATGGCATTTCTGCCACAGTCACTGCTTGAGTTTCTGATGAAACACTTGGCAGGCGTTATGCTAGCGAAGCTACAAGCTGCTACCAAAAAGGTATTGAAGAATCCCGTCAGCAACGAGCACGCTCGAAAAATGAGAGAGCACGAGGATTTCTACAAACACTGGCTGATGCAAAAGTTT